Sequence from the Cervus canadensis isolate Bull #8, Minnesota chromosome 3, ASM1932006v1, whole genome shotgun sequence genome:
agcatcagggtcttttccaatgagtctaagTGTGcctatttcattccttcttaaaCTGTCAAAGTCTGAAAACTATATATTACAGCACCTTATAAAAGCCTTTTCTGATTAACTCAGAATAATTATAAAGACTAGCATGACATTTAATATACAAATgccagaaataataaaaacagtgacTATCCCTAAAACTCTAGATTGACAGTGGcttaattaagtttttaaaaacattccttCCATTCCTTTAAAGTAATTACAGCTAATCAACTCAACTACTTCTTGTCTTTCATAATCAAGAAGGTATTCTTGAAAAACAACCTAAAGACAAGTGCTtaggaaaggaaatcagtctgttTCTTAAGCTCAATAATGTTACGGTGAAAATTTgttaataattaaaagaaaaaaaaaagtactgtctCAACTTTCGTAGAAACAGAATCTGACCTATCTCATGCATTGCTGACATTTTAGTGCTGAGTTATTCCAACAGTTCATCAGTCCTCAGAACTTTCACTGTCAAGgacagaaataaaatggaggaTGAATTCTGGGATGTGAATCCCTACCACTGTCCTTCAGCAGGGCACTTCTTTTTGGGGTTGACTGCAACAGTCAAGAAGCATTTCCCTGATTCTCTAGGTTGAAATGACTGCTTTTCCTTCATGTTTCTAGAAACATATGTGTATCCTGTATAAAATCTTGTCACGTCACACATCTTATTCTAAAAtagaataattttctaaattgACTGATTAGTAGACTGTAATTCCCTTAAGTATCTAAAAGTTTTGTAAGTCTATATTCTACTTCACCTGTACTTTGCCCCAAGTAAGCAAGCAcatgttaaattaaaaattgcCGAGTATGATTTTGATAATGATACTATGATAATGCACAGAGATTGACCTTTTTTTAGGATACACATTCTGAAATATTTGGGGCATCATATCAGCAACTTATTCTCCAGTgattcagaaaataataatatgcatatatatacacatagagaaAACCATGGTAAAATGTTATAACACTTGACAAACATGTCTGAAGTATATACAGGAATTCTTTGTACTGCCTTTACAACTATTCTGTAAGCACAAAATTACcttgaaatagaaaaagtttAAAGCACAATGATTCAAAACAAGGGGGGTATTGTTTATCCCCTTCCACAGTCCAGACAGTCTTAGGAAGCAGGCTCTCTTCTCCGAGTCAATGCTACCTCCCCACACATACTAGCCACTGCACTGACCCAAGATTAAGGAAACCACTACTTCTTCCGAGTACCTCTATATTAATACTTTGTTAAAAGGGGTTTCATCTTGAATGAGACTCAAATCACACTATCAGAACAACCACATTATATAGGTCAGAATAAGAATTTTAGGTAaggaaaacagacatttctttatTATAGAATCAGCCGAcatggaaaagactgaaaaatatcaGGACTTACAGATCTTTGCTTGACAACCAACTGTCTACAACAAGTACTATGACGTAATACTTAATAATTGTCTACAATGATTAttgttttattaatgaaaaaaatacaatggTGTTAACGAAAAAAATTTCAGAcactttcaatgaatattaaaaataaactgtggaaaaaaatcatttgaataaataaaagtcttttcTGCAATCACAACGGCCTAGATTACTAGTCAAAacatttcagctttttttatgtGCATGTGTAGCCCCAAGTTCCTAAACGCTAACCTGCGAAAATCAATCCTAAGTTTTCTTATTACATAAAAGCTAAGCTTTAAATATGTTCTTAGATACTCTGATGACATACTTATATGAAATGCACCATTATTATCCTGaacatgaaattttaatatgaaacataaatggaattttaaaagttaagaaagatAAGGAGTTTGGttgtttctccatttaaaaaaattaactataaaaattttgaattcttttttttttctcatacaaaTGTACAGGTGGAATAAATTTTAAGCAACACCCTCCAGATCCCATTTACATGACAAGGAGCTGAATGCAATTTTGCCTTATCATCAACTACAGTAGTTTTCTGGCAATAATTCTTTAGGAAGTCACAGCACAGAAACAGAACACCCTGGAGTTGTGGTCCATTTGTAAACTGATTTTCATACAGGCTTAGCTGGAAgaatagattttctttctttcctgactAATGGTCAAAGTGGGGCAGACAGGCTCCTTCTGTACCTATCTTGAGTAAATTATGCCCACCCACCAGCCAGCAGTGTTCTGCTAGAGTCTGGTCCACCCGCTGAACCTACCTGCCGTGGGTCTGATCTGCCCTTCGGGTCTCCTGGGGAGGCCCCTGGTCTGAGTCACACTTGCAGGCACTGTATGACCAAGTAAGGGTGGATCTGAAAAGTGGCCTCTGCTTTAACCCAGCAGCTGAGAAGGCAGCAGTTTTTCTTTGTGACTGTTACGGGAAGGAAAGGAGCAGTAATGGCTGAAGGTTGAGGAATCTAAATTTATATTGTAGTCTACTTGCCAGGAGTAAACAAGTAATTAATATCTTTCCGAACAAGTTATCATTTACAGTGGTAGTCCATACAGACTGCGGTCCAGAGTAGAACTTTTAAGTTCTCACTAAAACTTTATCCCTTGAGCAGGAAGCCCTTTGTGATATGGCTGTGCAAGGAGATGAACCATCCATCCTTTGGAAAGGAGCTGAATCTGGGAGAATGAGGTGGAAAACACTGAGATGTCCCCTGCCTTCCCAGAGCCTCAAGTCACCCAGGATCACTGGTCAGGCAGGGAAACGGGCTGTGCCACGGCGCTGAGCCACCAGCATCTCCCACGGCTTCTGTCGCTGCACTAAGGCTGCTGGGGATGTGgatggtttcattttctttacaagTAAGCACTTTGGTGGGACAGCACTGCAAACGCTgtcaacagaaaacaacaaaaggcaAGGTGCAGGGGTTGCAGGCAAATAGTTttatcagtatttcatttaaaacaCTGGTTTGTCCTCACCACAAGGCTTGGAAGGCTCAGGAAGCTTCCAAGAGAGATGATCAGACCCACCCCACTCCAAACACTCAAGGGCATAAGACAGCAGGAACCAAGTTGGCCCTGCAGCCCACTCAGTGTGAGCCAGGCCCTGCAGCCAAATCCAGCCCACAGATGTGCTTTTATTCTTGAGGAGAAccatctggaatcaagattcagaAATGTCACATTAGCAGCCCTGAGATCATGCCCTCTATAACTTTGCCTTGGGAGGCAGGTGCAGAGGGGAAGAAACTGCAGAGCTGGACATGGGCCAGGTCACCCACTTCGTGCCTGGAGGTTTGCTCAGGGGCTGAGTGCTACTGTCTGGGCTGTGCTTTATTGGTGGAACTGAATTATGGCAAAGCCACTAGAAGCACAAAGTGTCAGTGCGTTCACTGGCATCTCAAAAATATcctgaaaatgtaaataaacagaTTTCATATGCAGACTAGAGGTGATTTACAAGGTCATCCGAGAGAAGAAGATTATCGAGGTGCACGTGGAGAAAGTGTCTTTCAGAGACGAGGCCATGACTtgatcatgaaaatgaaaattcagcttTCTGAAGCCCTTTGTGGCTTCAAGAAGACGATAAAAACACTGGATGATCGAGTCCTTGTTATTACATCCAAATCAGGTGAGGTGATAAAGCATGGGGACCTGAAATGTGTGCGTAATGAAGGAATGCCAATCTACAAATCACCTCTGGAGAAAGGGATTCTGATCATAcagtttttagttatttttcctgaaaaacaCTGGCTTCCCCAAGACAAGCTTTCCCAGCTGGAAGCTCTGCTCCCGCCTCGACAGAAAGTCAGGATTACAGAGGACATGGATCAGGTGGAGCTGAAGGAGTTTAATCCCAACGAGCAGAACTGGCGCCAGCACAGGGAGGCCTATGAAGAGGACGATGACGGGCCGCGGGCCGGAGTGCAGTGCCAGACGGCATGACGCGGCCCCGTGCAGCGTGGCCTGGCGGGACCAGCACATCATGAATGTAAAGTTGGCACAATGAAAAATGGCATCGCTTTAATGGCCTCGTGTTTGGGGTGTCCTGTGTATGTGTTCAGCATTCTCAACTGCTGAgtgtctttggttttttttttgtttttcttttggttgtaACTTAAGTTATagcttaatttatatttaaatgaattcttataATTAATTATGTAGTGATCTCAGAGAAATTTCCTAAATAATTAACTTATAACACACTTTTGTTCCATGGTAACCTAACAACCCAATACAGAAACCAcccatttgaaaaacagaaacaagattaGTAAGTCATAAGTACTAGTAAAAATCATCTAGAAAAAGAAAGCACAAATAATTCATTCcggaaagaagaaatttttatcaCCTGGTAATTTCCACAATGAGAaataaccagaaaaagaaaaaaaaatagagaaaggtagagatttaaaaaaagcatACATCAAAGATGGAAGGCTCAACAAAgaacagtaattaaaacaaaaacaaaaaacaacgcTGAGGACTAGAAGAAGAGGAATATAAAAGCCTTAACAAACAGAATCTCAACAGTGAAGCAAAATGGAGCCAGATTAAAAAGAGCTTATTGCCTCAGGCCGAGGCACAAGCAGTCTTTAAGGTCTTACAGCTATTTAAGAAAACTGGTGCTGGATGTATTCATTAATCAAATGTTTACTGGGCACCTGTTAGGCTGGTGCAGATATAACCTAACATAGCAGTTTTGgaccgtgaattttaaatcattataattaggctcaaatacatctttactaatcaaaatagaaaccattacaatcaacacatttttgccaatgggaaataagtttatttattcttGTGCATAAAAATCCGTGCTTCAGGATTCACCGAACTCTtgcaaagcattttctgcatcctgctggttgtggaagcattttccctgcaaaaagttgttgagatgctggAAGAAGTGGGACCCGTTAAGTGAGAGGTCAGATGAAtatggggttccctggtagctcagttggtaaagaatccacctacaatgcaggagacccagttcaactcctgggtagggaagatccgctgaagaagggataggctacccactccagtattcttggacttcccttgaggctcagctggtaaaaaaatctgcctgtaatgcgggagacctgggttcaatccctgggttgggaagatcccctggagaagggaaaggctacccactccagtattcaggcctggagaattccaaggactgtatagtccacgggctcccaaagagttggacacgactttcactcactcagatGAACATGGTGGATGAGGAGGAACTTCATGGCCCAAtctgttcaacttttgaagcactggttgtATGACATGCAGTTGGGCGTTGTCCTGGAGAAGAATTTGGCCCTTTCTGTTaaccaatgccagctgcaggccTTGCAGATTTCGGagcatctcatcgatttgctgagtatacttctcagatgtaatggtttccagaggattcagaaagctgtagtggatcagactggcagcaggccaccagtgaccatgacctttttctgGTGTAAGTTTGGCTTTGCGAAGTGCTTTGCagtttcttctcagtccaaccactgagctggtcattgctgGTTGTTGTATAAATCCATTTTTCAATGCATGTCACAATCCAATCGAGAGATGGTTCAGTGTTGCTGCACGTAAAAAGATGATCCTTCAATATgacaatttttttgatttgtggtcagctcataAGGTacccacttattgagctttttaacctttccaatttgcttcaaatgtcaaACAACCATAGAATGATCAacattgagttcttcagcaacttctcatggGAGTTTAAGAGGAACAGCTTCGATGATTGTGCTAAAGTGGTCACTGTgaacttctgatggccagccattatgctcatcttcaaggctctcatctcctttgcaaaatgtCTTGAACCACCACCATACTATACGTTCGCTATCAGtttctgggccaaatgcattgttgatattGTGAGtcgtctccactgctttatgacccattttgaacttgaataagaaaattgctcaaatttgctttttatctaacatcatttccatagtctaaaataaactgcaaatagtcattagcaaaaaaataaagtaagaatgcacattaaaatgatgtataatataaccacatttaagaatacATTCCAATATCaaaggcaaatttcaacaatgcaaaaaaaaattgcacCAATC
This genomic interval carries:
- the LOC122438913 gene encoding dnaJ homolog subfamily A member 4-like yields the protein MQTRGDLQGHPREEDYRGARGESVFQRRGHDLIMKMKIQLSEALCGFKKTIKTLDDRVLVITSKSGEVIKHGDLKCVRNEGMPIYKSPLEKGILIIQFLVIFPEKHWLPQDKLSQLEALLPPRQKVRITEDMDQVELKEFNPNEQNWRQHREAYEEDDDGPRAGVQCQTA